Proteins encoded in a region of the Streptomyces akebiae genome:
- the uraH gene encoding hydroxyisourate hydrolase, with protein sequence MSTSTTASVSTHILDTSVGRPAAGVAVRVAARSGREAPWQALGGSATDADGRCKDLPALPEGTTHVRLDFEVEPYLAQTAAQTAKQQADAQQDAPANRDSGAVFFPEVVITFTVTPGEHYHVPLLLNPFGYSVYRGS encoded by the coding sequence ATGAGCACCAGCACGACCGCCTCGGTGTCCACGCACATCCTGGACACCTCCGTCGGCCGTCCCGCCGCGGGCGTCGCCGTCCGCGTCGCCGCCCGCTCCGGACGAGAGGCACCCTGGCAGGCGCTCGGCGGCTCGGCGACCGACGCCGACGGCCGCTGCAAGGACCTCCCGGCTCTGCCGGAGGGCACCACCCACGTGCGACTCGACTTCGAGGTCGAGCCGTACCTCGCACAGACCGCCGCACAGACCGCGAAGCAGCAAGCCGATGCGCAGCAGGACGCCCCCGCGAACCGGGACAGCGGTGCCGTGTTCTTCCCCGAGGTCGTCATCACCTTCACGGTGACGCCCGGCGAGCACTACCACGTACCGCTGCTGCTCAACCCGTTCGGCTACTCCGTTTATCGAGGGAGCTAG
- the uraD gene encoding 2-oxo-4-hydroxy-4-carboxy-5-ureidoimidazoline decarboxylase, with the protein MTSRSSTPGLARFNALEEHAAAAALHEVCASAEWGRRLLADRPYATAEDLFAASDAAMAELSEEDLAQAMAGHPPIGRPAPGDPTSAREQRGMAGASDELKAEMLELNLAYQAKFGHVFLICATGRTGEQMRDAVRDRIGNAPEREREIVRTELGKINRIRLARLVDVEEEART; encoded by the coding sequence GTGACTTCGCGTTCCTCGACACCGGGCCTCGCCCGTTTCAACGCCCTGGAGGAGCACGCGGCCGCCGCCGCGCTCCATGAGGTGTGCGCCTCGGCGGAATGGGGGCGCAGACTGCTCGCCGACCGCCCCTACGCCACCGCCGAGGACCTCTTCGCCGCCAGTGACGCCGCCATGGCCGAGCTGAGCGAGGAGGATCTGGCGCAGGCGATGGCCGGGCACCCCCCGATCGGCCGCCCCGCGCCGGGCGATCCGACCTCCGCCCGTGAGCAGCGCGGCATGGCCGGCGCCTCCGACGAGCTCAAGGCGGAGATGCTCGAACTGAACCTGGCCTACCAGGCGAAGTTCGGTCATGTGTTCCTGATCTGCGCCACCGGCCGGACCGGCGAGCAGATGCGCGACGCGGTCCGGGACCGGATCGGCAACGCGCCGGAGCGGGAACGCGAGATCGTCCGCACCGAACTGGGCAAGATCAACCGCATCCGCCTGGCCCGGCTCGTCGACGTCGAAGAGGAAGCCCGCACATGA
- a CDS encoding helix-turn-helix domain-containing protein yields the protein MGGLMLPPDEAGPDDVVLSWEGVDAVAVRLPQLAESLDHILAAMERQKGRPLADLDRKAKQEIVRVLETRGAFSVRHGVETVASALGVSRFTVYNYLNREKEA from the coding sequence ATGGGCGGACTCATGCTGCCGCCGGACGAGGCCGGCCCCGACGACGTCGTCCTGTCCTGGGAGGGCGTCGACGCCGTCGCCGTGCGGCTGCCGCAGCTCGCCGAGTCGCTGGATCACATCCTGGCCGCGATGGAGCGCCAGAAGGGCAGGCCGCTCGCCGACCTCGACCGCAAGGCCAAGCAGGAGATCGTGCGGGTGCTGGAGACGCGCGGCGCCTTCTCCGTGCGTCACGGCGTGGAGACCGTCGCGAGCGCCCTCGGTGTCAGCCGCTTCACCGTCTACAACTACCTCAACCGCGAGAAAGAGGCCTGA
- a CDS encoding thiamine-binding protein → MRLRVEFTTEPFDLDEAPAHALVAREVVEAADLDAVDVGPFGNTAEGEADAVLTAVDALLRRTLESGATRISLQVNVIGEGGE, encoded by the coding sequence GTGCGATTGAGAGTGGAGTTCACGACCGAGCCCTTCGATCTCGACGAGGCCCCGGCGCACGCGCTCGTGGCGCGGGAGGTCGTCGAGGCCGCCGACCTGGACGCGGTCGACGTCGGCCCGTTCGGCAACACGGCGGAAGGGGAAGCCGATGCCGTGCTCACGGCCGTGGACGCCCTGCTCCGCCGGACCCTGGAGTCCGGCGCCACTCGGATCTCGCTCCAGGTCAATGTGATCGGGGAGGGCGGCGAGTGA